In Nocardia yunnanensis, one DNA window encodes the following:
- a CDS encoding FAD-dependent oxidoreductase — protein sequence MGERVVIIGADATGMAAASQARRLKSAAELDIVVFERGHFTSYSACGIPYWVGGEVGGPDELIARTAAEHRARDIDLRLRTEVSEIDVAGQRVRARDLESGQDYWTEFDKLVIATGATPIRPALPGADAARMHGVQTLDDGQALIETLRATEGRQAVVVGAGYIGVEMAEALIHRGFQVTMVNRGAEPMSTLDPDMGVLIRKAMQGMGIQVIGNAEVTAFRTDVRGQVTAVVTAEAEYPADVVVLGLGVRPATDLARAAGLPLGAYGGLLTDLAMRVRGHENIWAGGDCVEVLDMVSGSLRHIPLGTHANKHGQIIGSGVGGDYATFPGVVGTAVSKVCDLEVARTGLRERDARAAGLQYVSVTVESTSRSGYYPGAAPMTVKMLAERRSGRLLGVQIVGREGAGKRIDIAAVALTARMTVEQMVALDLGYAPPFSPVWDPVQVAARKAVGAIRRQT from the coding sequence ATGGGTGAACGTGTGGTGATCATCGGTGCCGATGCGACCGGGATGGCGGCGGCGTCGCAGGCGCGCAGGCTGAAAAGCGCGGCCGAACTCGACATCGTGGTGTTCGAGCGGGGACATTTCACGTCGTATTCGGCGTGCGGGATTCCCTACTGGGTGGGCGGGGAGGTCGGCGGGCCCGACGAGTTGATCGCGCGGACCGCCGCCGAACATCGCGCCCGGGACATCGATCTGCGGCTGCGCACCGAAGTGTCGGAGATCGACGTCGCCGGGCAACGGGTGCGGGCCCGCGATCTCGAGTCGGGCCAGGATTATTGGACCGAATTCGACAAACTGGTGATCGCCACCGGCGCGACACCGATCCGCCCGGCACTGCCCGGCGCCGACGCCGCGCGCATGCACGGGGTGCAGACCCTCGACGACGGGCAGGCGCTCATCGAAACCTTGCGCGCCACCGAGGGCCGGCAGGCCGTCGTGGTCGGGGCGGGCTATATCGGCGTGGAGATGGCGGAAGCGTTGATCCACCGCGGATTTCAGGTCACCATGGTCAACCGCGGTGCCGAGCCCATGTCCACCCTCGATCCGGATATGGGGGTGCTGATCCGGAAAGCCATGCAGGGCATGGGTATTCAGGTGATCGGCAATGCCGAGGTGACCGCCTTCCGGACCGACGTGCGCGGACAGGTGACCGCGGTCGTCACCGCCGAGGCCGAGTATCCGGCCGACGTGGTCGTGCTCGGGCTCGGGGTGCGGCCCGCCACCGACCTCGCCCGCGCGGCGGGGCTGCCGCTGGGCGCCTACGGGGGCCTGCTCACCGACCTAGCCATGCGGGTGCGCGGGCACGAGAACATCTGGGCCGGCGGCGATTGCGTGGAAGTGCTCGACATGGTGTCGGGCAGTCTGCGTCACATTCCGCTCGGCACGCACGCCAACAAGCACGGCCAGATCATCGGGTCCGGCGTCGGCGGCGATTACGCCACCTTCCCCGGGGTGGTGGGCACGGCGGTCAGCAAGGTCTGCGATCTCGAGGTCGCGCGCACCGGGCTGCGGGAACGGGACGCCCGCGCGGCCGGGCTGCAATACGTGAGCGTCACCGTCGAATCCACCAGTCGCTCAGGCTATTACCCGGGCGCGGCGCCCATGACGGTGAAAATGCTCGCCGAGCGCCGCAGCGGCCGGCTGCTGGGCGTGCAGATCGTGGGCCGCGAGGGCGCGGGCAAACGCATCGACATCGCCGCGGTCGCGCTCACCGCCCGCATGACGGTCGAGCAGATGGTGGCGCTGGATCTCGGTTACGCGCCGCCGTTCTCGCCGGTCTGGGATCCGGTGCAGGTGGCCGCCCGCAAGGCGGTCGGCGCGATCCGGCGGCAGACCTAA
- a CDS encoding DUF4126 domain-containing protein: MDVTSAVGSVLGAFGLSGAAGLNAWLPLFIAGLADRFGWIDLGGSYGWLSSAPALIVIGVLLVADLVGDKIPAVDSVLHGIGTLVAPTSGAVLFTAETSLNSHLPTAVAAVLGALTAGSVHAGRSVARPFVTGTTAGVGNPVVSAAEDMTSLALTVVAFVVPVVAFVAVLILLIGLGWLAFRASRWLRRRRERKQLGTPPRSPG; encoded by the coding sequence ATGGACGTCACATCGGCCGTGGGGTCGGTACTCGGGGCGTTCGGGCTCTCGGGTGCGGCGGGGCTGAACGCGTGGCTGCCGCTGTTCATCGCGGGGCTGGCGGATCGGTTCGGGTGGATCGATCTGGGCGGTTCCTACGGGTGGCTGTCGTCGGCGCCCGCGCTGATCGTGATCGGCGTGCTGCTGGTGGCCGACCTCGTCGGCGACAAGATCCCGGCCGTGGATTCGGTGCTGCACGGGATCGGGACGCTGGTGGCGCCGACGTCGGGGGCGGTGTTGTTCACCGCCGAGACCAGCCTGAACTCGCACCTGCCGACCGCGGTCGCGGCGGTGCTGGGCGCGTTGACCGCCGGCAGCGTGCACGCCGGCCGTTCGGTGGCGCGGCCGTTCGTGACGGGAACCACCGCGGGCGTGGGCAATCCGGTCGTCTCGGCCGCGGAGGACATGACCTCCCTGGCCTTGACCGTGGTGGCGTTCGTGGTGCCCGTGGTGGCGTTCGTGGCGGTGCTGATCCTGCTGATCGGGTTGGGCTGGCTGGCTTTTCGCGCCTCGCGGTGGCTACGCCGCAGGCGCGAGCGCAAGCAGCTGGGAACGCCACCACGCAGTCCCGGTTAG
- a CDS encoding YihY/virulence factor BrkB family protein, which translates to MNAHDESPQHADAPVPGTPVVLAATRWGRIRQLVVHVAAKAWDDAIFSKSAAAAFWQTLSLAPLLLGLLGSLGYVGHWFGPNTVTIVQAKILSFARKAFSPNVVDSLVQPTVNDVLQRGHGGIISVGFVLSLWAGSSAMATFVDAITAAHGQATARHPVWQRIFALLLYVGFLVIAVLVLPLIALGPTLIGRVLPHTWREPGLRLIDAFYYPGTGLLLIVGLTFLYKMALHRTLPWHRLFGGALVAGVFFMAASEGLRRYLAWVTRTGISYGALATPIAFLLFTFFLGFAIILGAEFNASVEEFWPARATRWEQLRNWWEHRTYRRRSHRPQPARPTPPRPLPVDPPTDQFPPLPLSIKDAE; encoded by the coding sequence ATGAACGCGCACGACGAATCTCCGCAACACGCCGACGCGCCCGTCCCGGGAACGCCCGTCGTGCTCGCCGCCACCCGCTGGGGTCGCATTCGGCAACTCGTCGTACACGTCGCGGCCAAGGCGTGGGACGACGCCATCTTCTCCAAGTCCGCCGCGGCCGCGTTCTGGCAGACCCTGTCGCTCGCACCGCTGCTGCTGGGTCTGCTGGGCAGTCTCGGTTATGTGGGTCACTGGTTCGGTCCGAACACGGTCACCATCGTGCAGGCCAAGATTCTGAGCTTCGCGCGCAAGGCGTTCAGCCCGAACGTGGTGGACAGCCTGGTGCAGCCGACGGTGAACGATGTGCTGCAGCGCGGGCACGGCGGCATCATCTCGGTGGGGTTCGTGCTGTCGCTGTGGGCGGGATCCTCGGCCATGGCCACCTTCGTCGACGCCATCACCGCCGCGCACGGGCAGGCGACCGCGCGACATCCGGTCTGGCAGCGGATCTTCGCGCTGCTGCTGTACGTGGGGTTCCTGGTCATCGCGGTGCTGGTGCTGCCGTTGATCGCGTTGGGGCCGACGCTCATCGGGCGGGTGCTGCCGCATACGTGGCGGGAGCCGGGGCTGCGGCTCATCGACGCGTTCTACTACCCGGGGACGGGTCTGCTGCTGATCGTCGGGCTGACGTTTTTGTACAAGATGGCGTTGCATCGGACGCTGCCGTGGCATCGGCTCTTCGGCGGGGCGCTGGTGGCGGGGGTGTTCTTCATGGCGGCCAGTGAGGGGCTGCGTCGGTATCTGGCGTGGGTGACGCGCACCGGAATCTCCTACGGCGCGCTCGCGACCCCGATCGCCTTTCTGCTGTTCACCTTCTTTCTCGGGTTCGCGATCATCCTGGGCGCGGAGTTCAATGCCAGTGTCGAGGAGTTCTGGCCCGCGCGGGCCACTCGCTGGGAGCAACTGCGCAATTGGTGGGAGCACCGCACCTATCGCCGGCGCTCGCACCGCCCGCAGCCGGCGCGACCGACTCCGCCGCGGCCCCTTCCGGTGGACCCGCCGACCGATCAGTTCCCGCCGCTGCCGCTGTCGATCAAGGACGCGGAATGA
- a CDS encoding DEAD/DEAH box helicase, translating to MTSGGGGSLRAWQRRALTKYLTTKPRDFLAVATPGAGKTTFALRVAAELLNDRTVDQVTVVAPTEHLKHQWAASAARNGIQLDSNFSNSTGSTSSDYHGVVVTYAQIASHPFKHRVRTENRRTLVIMDEIHHAGDAKSWGEAVEEAFSDATRRLHLTGTPFRSDDSKIPFITYEADESGFEKSRADHTYGYSEALADGVVRPVVFLAYSGEAHWRDSAGEEYSARLGEPLNAEQTARAWRTALDPAGDWMSKVLQAADTRLRQLRATGMPDAGGLVIATDQDKARDYAELLEHISGTKPTVVLSDDPDSSKRIGEFSDNTDPWMVAVRMVSEGVDVPRLAVGVYATSASTPLYFAQAIGRFVRARKAGETASVFLPSVPVLLDLAAQLELQRDHVIGKPHREANSLEDELLIDANRQKDEPGEEEKKFVALAADAELDQVIYDGDSFGTATFSGSDEEADYLGIPGLLDADQMRALLRERQTRQLADRSAAVAAPAGPSVEAAAERAATADRLSELRRELNSLVAMHHHRTGKPHGVIHGDLRRECGGPPTALATADQLTERIAALRRV from the coding sequence GTGACTTCGGGTGGTGGCGGTTCGTTACGTGCATGGCAGCGCAGAGCACTAACCAAGTATCTGACGACCAAGCCACGCGACTTCCTGGCCGTCGCGACGCCGGGCGCCGGTAAGACGACTTTCGCGCTGCGGGTGGCCGCCGAGCTGCTCAACGACCGCACGGTCGATCAGGTGACGGTGGTCGCCCCGACCGAGCACCTCAAGCACCAGTGGGCGGCCTCGGCCGCGCGCAACGGGATTCAGCTGGACTCGAACTTCTCCAACTCGACCGGCTCCACCTCCTCGGACTATCACGGGGTGGTCGTCACCTACGCGCAGATCGCCTCGCACCCGTTCAAGCATCGGGTCCGCACCGAGAACCGCCGCACCCTGGTGATCATGGACGAGATCCACCACGCCGGCGACGCCAAGAGCTGGGGCGAAGCCGTCGAGGAGGCGTTCAGCGACGCCACCCGCCGCCTGCACCTGACCGGTACCCCCTTCCGCAGCGACGACTCCAAGATCCCGTTCATCACCTACGAGGCCGACGAATCCGGTTTCGAGAAGTCGCGCGCCGACCACACCTACGGCTACTCCGAGGCCCTCGCCGACGGCGTCGTGCGGCCAGTGGTCTTCCTCGCCTACTCCGGCGAGGCGCACTGGCGCGACAGCGCGGGCGAGGAATACTCCGCGCGCCTGGGCGAACCGTTGAACGCCGAGCAGACCGCCCGCGCCTGGCGCACCGCCCTGGACCCGGCCGGCGACTGGATGTCGAAGGTGCTGCAGGCGGCCGATACTCGCCTGCGGCAGTTGCGCGCCACCGGCATGCCGGACGCCGGCGGCCTGGTCATCGCCACCGACCAGGACAAGGCCCGCGACTACGCCGAACTGCTCGAACACATTTCGGGCACCAAGCCGACCGTCGTGCTGTCCGACGATCCGGACTCCTCCAAACGCATCGGCGAGTTCAGCGACAACACCGACCCGTGGATGGTCGCGGTGCGCATGGTGTCCGAGGGCGTCGACGTGCCGCGCCTGGCCGTCGGCGTCTACGCCACCTCCGCGTCCACCCCGCTGTATTTCGCGCAGGCCATCGGACGATTCGTGCGTGCCCGCAAGGCCGGTGAGACCGCCAGCGTCTTCCTGCCGTCGGTGCCGGTGCTACTGGATCTGGCCGCGCAGCTGGAATTGCAGCGCGATCACGTCATCGGCAAACCGCACCGCGAGGCCAATTCCCTCGAGGACGAACTGCTCATCGACGCCAACCGGCAGAAGGACGAACCGGGCGAGGAGGAGAAGAAGTTCGTCGCCCTGGCCGCCGACGCCGAACTCGATCAGGTCATCTACGACGGCGACTCCTTCGGCACCGCCACCTTCTCCGGCAGCGACGAGGAGGCCGATTACCTCGGCATCCCCGGCCTGCTCGACGCCGACCAGATGCGGGCGCTGTTGCGCGAGCGGCAAACCCGTCAGCTGGCCGACCGCAGCGCCGCCGTCGCGGCCCCGGCCGGGCCCAGCGTGGAGGCCGCCGCCGAACGGGCGGCCACCGCCGATCGGCTCTCGGAGTTGCGCCGCGAGCTCAACAGCCTGGTCGCCATGCACCACCATCGCACCGGCAAACCCCACGGCGTCATTCACGGCGACCTCCGCCGGGAATGCGGCGGCCCGCCAACGGCACTGGCCACGGCCGATCAGCTGACCGAGCGGATCGCGGCCCTGCGCCGCGTCTGA
- a CDS encoding cutinase family protein: protein MSRLAFSCASIMVVGALAASAVVGGGGARARAAQPCTPYTAIMAPGTWETHPDADPTVPVGMLRPIGDGLQRRLGDDITVLYAPYAASAFDQGFTYAQSLRTLETELDRMASGLCASTRVILAGYSQGADGIGDFATRIGNGEGPIDADRVVGVGLLADPHRDPNTTLSLGDPQPGHGIAGTRGQGFGALTDRVRTLCVEGDLYCSLNAAASPFLAALGKILSGDASPIASVIPITTDAPTLLNQAVKMGAGWTTVAANLPPILAGLTTLPTLIGAGDFTEAHRIVTELDDALAPLVTAAEGVDLPLIASVIRAAAAVDPSGWTAAESVIADIMTRIDIVSIAANAGRLQETLWHAVESASGQDPLAAAGQLGALAQSGLALAGSVIGPFTAAVRGNLRTAVQAIVSLAGPDHIDDLVRLSTQSVTLANFYASNVHVDYGDDAQILLNYLGSQVGS, encoded by the coding sequence ATGAGCAGGCTGGCGTTCTCGTGCGCGTCGATCATGGTGGTGGGCGCGCTGGCCGCATCCGCGGTGGTCGGCGGCGGGGGCGCGCGGGCGCGGGCGGCTCAGCCCTGCACGCCCTACACCGCGATCATGGCCCCGGGCACCTGGGAGACACACCCCGACGCGGACCCGACGGTGCCGGTCGGCATGCTACGGCCGATCGGCGACGGGCTGCAACGGCGGCTCGGCGACGACATCACCGTGCTGTACGCCCCGTACGCGGCCAGCGCCTTCGATCAGGGTTTCACCTACGCGCAATCGCTGCGCACCCTCGAAACCGAACTGGACCGTATGGCGAGCGGACTCTGCGCCTCGACCCGCGTCATCCTCGCCGGATACAGCCAGGGCGCGGACGGCATCGGTGATTTCGCCACCCGCATCGGCAATGGCGAGGGCCCGATCGACGCCGACCGCGTGGTCGGGGTGGGGCTGCTGGCCGATCCGCATCGCGACCCGAATACCACGCTGTCCCTGGGTGATCCGCAGCCCGGCCACGGCATCGCCGGAACTCGCGGGCAGGGTTTCGGGGCGCTGACCGACCGCGTGCGCACCCTGTGTGTCGAGGGTGATCTGTACTGTTCGCTCAATGCGGCCGCCTCCCCGTTCCTGGCGGCGCTGGGCAAGATCCTCAGCGGGGACGCCTCCCCGATCGCCTCGGTCATCCCCATCACCACCGACGCGCCCACCCTGCTGAACCAGGCGGTGAAGATGGGCGCGGGCTGGACGACGGTGGCGGCCAACCTGCCGCCGATCCTGGCCGGGCTCACCACCCTGCCCACCCTGATCGGGGCCGGCGACTTCACCGAAGCGCATCGGATCGTCACCGAGCTCGACGATGCCCTGGCCCCGCTGGTGACCGCGGCCGAGGGGGTGGATCTGCCGTTGATCGCCTCGGTCATCCGGGCGGCCGCGGCCGTCGATCCGTCGGGCTGGACGGCGGCCGAGAGCGTCATCGCCGACATCATGACCCGCATCGACATCGTGAGCATCGCCGCGAACGCGGGCCGGCTGCAGGAAACCCTGTGGCACGCGGTCGAATCCGCATCCGGTCAGGATCCGCTGGCCGCCGCCGGACAGCTCGGCGCGCTGGCCCAGTCCGGCCTCGCGCTCGCCGGTTCGGTGATCGGCCCCTTCACCGCCGCGGTCCGGGGCAACCTGCGAACGGCCGTGCAGGCCATCGTCAGCCTCGCCGGACCCGACCACATCGACGACCTGGTGCGGTTGAGCACCCAGAGCGTCACCCTCGCCAACTTCTATGCCTCCAACGTCCACGTCGACTACGGTGACGATGCCCAGATCCTGCTGAATTACCTGGGCTCCCAAGTCGGTTCGTGA
- a CDS encoding helix-turn-helix transcriptional regulator has protein sequence MTGNELGEFLRACRAARRPEEAGLVPYGRRRVAGLRREEVAELARMNTDYYTRLEQGRERRPSPQLLEALGAVLGLSADVRDHMFRLAGVMPPAREPRPAEEVGPALRRMLESYPAAPALVLNPAMDILAANAPADAFFSGFARRDNLARMTFLDPIAPEFCVDWRWTCQAMVAGFRQAGALYPGDARLREVVGELLGASAEFAELWHSYALCVATAEPREFRHPEAGPLSLTYESFDVRGGSGQRLMVYHAEPGSPTAAALARLDGSARV, from the coding sequence ATGACCGGCAACGAACTGGGCGAGTTCTTGCGCGCGTGCCGCGCGGCGCGGCGGCCCGAGGAGGCGGGGCTGGTCCCCTACGGTCGTCGGCGGGTGGCGGGATTGCGGCGGGAGGAGGTCGCCGAGCTGGCGCGGATGAACACCGACTACTACACCCGGCTCGAACAGGGGCGTGAACGCCGGCCCTCACCGCAGCTGCTCGAAGCGCTGGGTGCGGTGCTCGGTTTGAGCGCGGACGTGCGCGACCACATGTTCCGGCTGGCCGGGGTGATGCCGCCCGCGCGCGAGCCGCGTCCGGCCGAGGAGGTCGGTCCCGCGCTGCGGCGGATGCTCGAAAGCTATCCGGCCGCACCGGCTCTGGTGCTGAACCCGGCCATGGACATTCTCGCCGCCAATGCGCCGGCGGACGCGTTCTTCTCGGGGTTCGCGCGCCGGGACAACCTGGCGCGCATGACGTTCCTGGACCCGATCGCACCCGAGTTCTGTGTCGACTGGCGCTGGACGTGCCAGGCCATGGTGGCCGGTTTCCGGCAGGCCGGCGCGCTGTACCCGGGGGACGCGCGGCTGCGGGAGGTGGTCGGCGAACTGCTCGGGGCGAGTGCCGAATTCGCCGAGCTGTGGCATTCCTACGCATTGTGCGTCGCCACCGCCGAACCGCGGGAGTTCCGTCATCCCGAGGCGGGGCCGCTGTCGCTGACCTACGAGTCCTTCGATGTGCGCGGCGGTTCGGGGCAGCGTCTGATGGTCTATCACGCCGAGCCGGGCAGTCCCACGGCGGCGGCGCTGGCCCGGCTGGACGGGTCAGCCAGGGTGTAG
- a CDS encoding vWA domain-containing protein, with protein sequence MNRSARLDRDWDLGPDGADGLSEQERDGIRYRVAQGLLGDPGKAPAGWRRWAREAIHPPQPWRELLGAAIRSAVSAAGAGDDYTYGRPARRAAGTPGLVLPSLRRTPPRVTMIIDTSGSVSDAELGSALLETAAVTRTVGGRRDLVRVLSCDVAARVADPLCRAEGIALIGGGGTDLRAGFAKALRAQPRPDVLVVLTDGQTAWPSARPPCRTVVGLFRRERPRHENYPDYVPGTPPDWARVVHIG encoded by the coding sequence ATGAACCGGAGCGCGCGACTGGATCGCGACTGGGACCTCGGCCCCGACGGCGCGGACGGGCTGAGCGAACAGGAACGCGACGGGATCCGATACCGGGTGGCGCAGGGCCTCCTCGGCGATCCGGGCAAGGCGCCCGCGGGCTGGCGGCGCTGGGCGCGGGAGGCCATCCACCCGCCGCAGCCGTGGCGCGAACTGCTCGGCGCGGCCATTCGCTCGGCGGTGTCGGCCGCCGGGGCGGGCGACGACTACACCTACGGCCGGCCCGCCCGTCGTGCCGCGGGCACGCCCGGTCTCGTCCTGCCCAGCCTGCGCCGCACCCCACCCCGGGTCACGATGATCATCGACACCTCCGGTTCGGTCAGCGACGCCGAATTGGGCAGTGCCCTACTGGAAACCGCGGCGGTCACCCGGACCGTGGGCGGCCGCCGCGATCTGGTGCGGGTGCTGTCCTGCGATGTCGCCGCCCGCGTGGCCGATCCGCTCTGCCGCGCGGAGGGGATCGCGCTGATCGGCGGCGGGGGCACCGACCTGCGCGCCGGATTCGCCAAAGCCCTGCGCGCCCAACCTCGCCCGGACGTGCTCGTGGTCCTCACCGACGGCCAGACCGCCTGGCCGTCCGCGCGCCCCCCGTGCCGGACCGTGGTGGGCTTGTTCCGCCGCGAACGCCCCCGGCACGAGAACTATCCGGACTACGTCCCCGGCACCCCGCCGGATTGGGCGCGCGTCGTGCACATCGGGTGA
- a CDS encoding SMP-30/gluconolactonase/LRE family protein, whose amino-acid sequence MQPLVSPRPSRLAPVGAALLAVALGAVAPGTARSQPVSCPAVTVTTAGTAVIPFVDWAENLGYDAHGQLWVARLYRNEVQRYDSAGRVTATVPVASPGAIRLGPDRLLYVVYGDNSLNFVPGGHDSGVVRFDPAADRPVPEVFVSGLTMANGADFDAAGNLYIADTGSGVVRVRPDCSLDTAWSDQAQTFGVNGLTVQGDSVYTTVYLTPQGRLLRIPIADPSRRSTVADTVLADDLAVGPGEFLYTATTSGALLRTDPATGATCTLLTRDPLAAVAAVPGSPRDLMVATGRGDILTVRLGD is encoded by the coding sequence GTGCAGCCTCTCGTCAGCCCTCGCCCCTCGCGTCTCGCCCCGGTGGGCGCGGCCCTGCTCGCCGTGGCGCTCGGCGCCGTCGCGCCGGGAACCGCGCGCTCCCAACCGGTTTCCTGCCCGGCCGTGACCGTGACCACCGCCGGCACCGCGGTGATCCCGTTCGTGGACTGGGCCGAGAATCTCGGCTACGACGCGCACGGGCAGCTGTGGGTGGCGCGCCTCTACCGCAACGAGGTGCAGCGCTACGACAGCGCGGGCCGGGTCACCGCCACCGTTCCCGTCGCCTCCCCCGGCGCGATTCGGCTCGGGCCCGATCGTCTGCTGTATGTCGTCTACGGCGACAATTCACTGAACTTCGTCCCGGGCGGGCACGACAGCGGCGTGGTGCGTTTCGATCCCGCCGCGGACCGGCCGGTGCCCGAAGTCTTCGTCAGCGGACTGACGATGGCCAACGGCGCGGACTTCGACGCGGCCGGCAACCTCTACATCGCCGACACCGGATCCGGTGTGGTGCGGGTGCGTCCCGACTGCAGCCTCGACACCGCGTGGTCGGATCAGGCGCAGACCTTCGGCGTCAACGGCCTGACGGTACAGGGCGATTCGGTGTACACCACGGTGTATCTCACCCCGCAGGGCCGCCTGCTGCGCATCCCGATCGCCGACCCGTCCCGTCGCAGCACCGTCGCCGACACCGTGCTGGCCGACGACCTGGCTGTCGGGCCCGGCGAATTCCTCTACACCGCAACCACTTCCGGCGCCCTGCTGCGCACCGACCCCGCCACCGGCGCGACCTGCACCCTGCTGACCCGCGATCCGCTCGCGGCGGTCGCCGCCGTCCCGGGCTCCCCGCGCGACCTGATGGTGGCCACCGGCCGCGGCGATATCCTCACCGTCCGCCTCGGCGACTGA
- a CDS encoding AAA family ATPase, with protein MSVHSLRPATDEHTQTSQLDIAADLLTLLGTVTTEPRRNAQLEALTLAVAADLPVLLWGEPGIGKTAALTQLAESLDLPLTTVIASVHEPSDFSGLPIIGDDPAVQGVPMAPPDWAVRLVRAGRGLLFLDELSTAPPAVQAALLRLVLERRIGSLRLPAGVRIVAAANPRASAADGWELSPPLANRFVHLQWTHDHEVVVRGLGGTWPQATLPALDPGKLTTAVAFARRAVCELLTGRPALVHQLPTGETRRGGAWPSPRSWEMTMRLLAFALAADADPDVLSMLVRGTVGDGPGFELLTCVDRLDLPDPETLLADPAAAVLPERGDLRQVVLDAVVAAVRRRPERARWDAAWALLVRAVETGAPDLVVVPATTLATLRESDWDIPSSIEELAGMVSVSQGAEGAAARVAAQVRR; from the coding sequence ATGTCTGTTCACTCCCTGCGTCCTGCCACCGACGAACACACGCAAACCTCCCAACTCGATATCGCCGCCGACCTGCTGACCCTGCTGGGCACGGTGACCACCGAACCGCGCCGCAATGCCCAGCTCGAAGCCCTCACCCTGGCCGTCGCCGCCGACCTGCCGGTGCTGCTGTGGGGCGAGCCCGGCATCGGCAAGACCGCGGCCCTGACCCAGCTCGCCGAATCCCTCGACCTGCCGCTCACCACCGTCATCGCGAGTGTCCATGAGCCGTCGGACTTCTCGGGCCTGCCGATCATCGGCGACGATCCCGCCGTGCAGGGCGTCCCCATGGCCCCGCCCGACTGGGCGGTGCGCCTGGTGCGCGCCGGGCGCGGCCTGCTGTTCCTCGACGAACTGTCCACCGCCCCGCCCGCCGTGCAGGCCGCGCTGCTGCGACTGGTCCTGGAGCGGCGCATCGGCTCGCTGCGCCTGCCCGCCGGAGTCCGCATCGTCGCCGCCGCCAACCCGCGCGCCTCGGCGGCCGACGGCTGGGAATTGAGCCCGCCGCTGGCCAACCGCTTCGTACACCTGCAGTGGACCCACGACCACGAGGTGGTGGTGCGCGGCCTCGGCGGCACCTGGCCGCAGGCGACGTTGCCCGCCCTCGATCCCGGAAAGCTCACCACGGCAGTGGCTTTCGCACGGCGCGCGGTGTGCGAACTGCTCACCGGCCGGCCGGCGCTGGTGCATCAGCTGCCCACCGGCGAGACCCGCCGGGGCGGGGCGTGGCCGTCACCGCGCAGCTGGGAGATGACCATGCGGCTGCTCGCCTTCGCCCTCGCCGCCGACGCCGATCCGGATGTGCTGTCGATGCTGGTGCGCGGCACCGTCGGCGACGGTCCCGGCTTCGAATTGCTCACCTGCGTGGACCGTTTGGATCTGCCCGACCCGGAGACGCTGCTGGCCGATCCGGCCGCCGCCGTGCTGCCCGAGCGCGGCGATCTGCGCCAGGTCGTGCTCGACGCCGTGGTGGCGGCGGTCCGCAGACGACCGGAGCGGGCACGCTGGGACGCCGCCTGGGCGCTACTGGTGCGCGCGGTGGAGACCGGCGCACCGGATCTGGTGGTCGTGCCTGCCACCACCCTGGCCACGCTGCGCGAAAGCGATTGGGACATACCGTCGTCCATCGAAGAGCTGGCCGGAATGGTGTCGGTGTCGCAGGGCGCGGAGGGCGCCGCCGCCCGGGTCGCGGCGCAGGTGCGGCGATGA